The following proteins are encoded in a genomic region of Acidimicrobiales bacterium:
- a CDS encoding sodium-translocating pyrophosphatase — protein sequence MTHTLAAEGGYQAFTLGGGEKAWLVFALLAGLGAIGVGIFLMRGVLAADQGTATMREIAGAIQEGAVAFLRRQFRVILIIVVPLAVLVFLTATKVVRPDGSVALSFGESGLWRALAFLVGATFSGITGIIGMNLSVRGNVRTTAAARGGSLPAALRVAFRTGGITGMFCVGLGLFGAAAIVLIFQNTATSVLVGFGFGASLIALFMRVGGGIFTKAADVGADLVGKVEAGIPEDDPRNPATIADNVGDNVGDCAGMAADLFESYEITIIASLILGFAAFRSIGRNPALGVIFPVIVVTIGILASAVGILMVRATSKDRTAMAPINRGFLTAGALTVAGTFLVAQFYVHNLRVFWAVLSGVLLGQAASRITEYFTSTETSPVREIAESARTGPATTVLSGISSGLESTVWAIIAIAVAIAIAVGLGNGNIEFSLYLVALTGIGLLSTTGMVVSEDSFGPVADNAAGIAEMSGEFGGEAERVMVSLDAVGNTTKAITKGVAIGSAVIAAVALFAAFIETIGNQLNIGATGSALFNNALTQINVANPTTFIGLLIGGSVAFMFSALAIRAVGRTAGTVVQEVRRQFREHPGIMDATEKPEYGRVIGICTAAAQRELATPALLAVLTPIIIGFGINYLALGAFLAAAILTGQLMANFLNNSGGAWDNAKKYIEDGHEGGKGSEAHKAAVIGDTVGDPFKDTAGPALNPLIKVMNLVSLLILPLVITQRHNTAARYAIAAIALAVLLAAIAFSKRKTEGVGGGAPAGEPVEVTAGAPAGASAMPPAQSKASMSAAIDQWVVDLGQEEHDLRDRLLEVKGRLQSPSSAPTVGHQGGQT from the coding sequence ATGACGCATACCCTCGCCGCCGAAGGGGGCTATCAGGCCTTCACCCTGGGCGGGGGCGAGAAGGCCTGGCTCGTCTTCGCCCTCCTTGCCGGCCTCGGAGCCATCGGCGTTGGGATCTTCCTCATGCGCGGCGTCCTCGCCGCCGATCAGGGCACGGCCACCATGCGCGAGATCGCCGGCGCCATCCAGGAGGGGGCTGTCGCCTTCCTGCGCCGGCAGTTCCGGGTGATTCTCATCATCGTCGTACCCCTGGCGGTGCTGGTGTTCCTCACCGCGACGAAGGTGGTCAGGCCGGACGGGTCCGTCGCCCTGAGCTTCGGCGAGTCCGGCCTCTGGCGGGCCCTGGCCTTCCTCGTGGGCGCCACCTTCTCCGGCATCACGGGCATCATCGGCATGAACCTGTCGGTACGGGGCAACGTCCGCACCACCGCGGCGGCGAGGGGTGGCTCGCTGCCCGCAGCGCTGCGGGTTGCCTTCCGCACCGGCGGCATCACGGGCATGTTCTGTGTGGGACTCGGCCTGTTCGGCGCCGCCGCCATCGTCTTGATCTTCCAGAACACCGCCACGTCGGTCCTCGTGGGCTTCGGGTTCGGCGCGTCGCTCATCGCCTTGTTCATGCGAGTCGGCGGCGGCATCTTCACCAAGGCCGCCGACGTCGGCGCCGACCTGGTCGGCAAGGTGGAGGCCGGCATCCCCGAGGACGACCCCCGCAATCCCGCCACCATCGCCGACAACGTGGGTGACAACGTCGGGGACTGCGCGGGAATGGCCGCCGACCTGTTCGAGTCCTACGAGATCACGATCATCGCCTCGCTCATCCTGGGCTTCGCCGCCTTTCGCTCCATCGGGCGCAATCCCGCACTCGGCGTCATCTTCCCGGTCATCGTGGTCACGATCGGCATCCTCGCCTCGGCGGTGGGGATCCTGATGGTGCGGGCGACGAGCAAGGACCGCACCGCGATGGCTCCCATCAACCGCGGCTTTCTCACCGCTGGCGCCCTGACGGTCGCCGGCACCTTCCTGGTCGCCCAGTTCTACGTGCACAACCTGCGCGTCTTCTGGGCCGTGCTGTCCGGGGTGCTCCTGGGCCAGGCGGCCAGCCGCATCACCGAGTACTTCACCTCCACGGAGACCTCGCCCGTGCGGGAGATCGCCGAGTCAGCCCGAACGGGGCCGGCCACCACAGTGCTGTCGGGCATCTCGTCGGGGCTCGAGTCCACGGTGTGGGCGATCATCGCCATCGCCGTGGCGATCGCCATCGCCGTCGGGCTCGGGAACGGCAACATCGAGTTCTCGCTGTACCTCGTGGCCCTGACGGGCATCGGCCTGCTGTCCACCACGGGCATGGTCGTGTCCGAGGACAGCTTCGGGCCGGTGGCGGACAACGCCGCCGGCATCGCCGAGATGTCCGGCGAGTTCGGTGGCGAGGCCGAGCGCGTCATGGTCAGCCTCGACGCCGTCGGCAACACGACCAAAGCCATCACCAAGGGTGTGGCCATCGGGTCGGCGGTCATCGCCGCCGTCGCCCTGTTTGCCGCCTTCATCGAGACGATCGGCAATCAGCTCAATATCGGAGCCACGGGATCGGCGCTGTTCAACAACGCCCTGACGCAGATCAACGTGGCCAACCCGACCACCTTCATCGGTCTGCTGATCGGTGGATCGGTCGCCTTCATGTTCTCCGCGCTCGCCATCCGGGCCGTGGGCCGGACGGCGGGCACCGTGGTCCAGGAGGTCCGCCGGCAGTTCCGCGAGCACCCGGGCATCATGGACGCCACCGAGAAGCCCGAGTACGGACGGGTGATCGGAATATGCACCGCCGCGGCTCAGCGCGAGCTGGCCACTCCCGCCCTGCTCGCCGTGCTGACGCCGATCATCATCGGCTTCGGTATCAACTACCTCGCCCTTGGCGCTTTTCTTGCCGCCGCCATCCTGACCGGCCAGCTCATGGCCAACTTCCTGAACAACTCAGGCGGCGCGTGGGACAACGCCAAGAAGTACATCGAGGACGGCCACGAAGGCGGCAAAGGGTCCGAGGCCCACAAGGCTGCCGTCATCGGCGACACCGTCGGCGATCCGTTCAAGGACACCGCGGGCCCCGCCCTCAACCCGCTCATCAAGGTCATGAACCTCGTGTCCCTGCTCATCCTCCCCCTCGTCATCACCCAGCGTCACAACACCGCGGCACGCTACGCGATCGCGGCGATCGCCCTGGCCGTCCTGCTGGCCGCCATCGCCTTCTCCAAGCGCAAGACCGAAGGTGTGGG